The Malus sylvestris chromosome 14, drMalSylv7.2, whole genome shotgun sequence genome segment TCATCATCATTATCCATTTGCATTAGGCATAAACAAAAATCATTTGTTTactataatcatgcaaacaCCCAGACTCACCATTCAATTCATTATATAATCAAAGCAAAGATACACATACACATAATTTTTAgtaccaaataaataaaaaccctaCTTGGAGTTAAGAAAAAGGTACGATTCCTCAATCGACAGAGATGCACacctaacaaaaaatataagCTTCAAAGGCCTAACACTGTACCATCACCTGAAGACTGCAAAGAGACAAAAGTTCTCCACGACAAAGCGAGAGAGTGGCCCCTactaaaaattggaaagaaagagaggatCAAGAAGGATTGCCGACCTCATAGAAAACTACCAGCCTCATATCGCTGCTGCCGGATTTTCTTTTAACTTCTGCTCCGTAAATTTTGGCCATGCCCTCATCAAGCACCTCCAATCTTAGTTGTTGAgtgaaatattcaaatgagCGCCGGTCAAAAGCAGCAACAACTCTCACAAGATGCAGGTTGGCATTCTTTTCCTTGTTAATCTCATCCACAGCGAAACGGGCAGGAGCCATGATCAGGTGATGATCCACAGGATATGGAGAAGGACGGGGACGAGGGAATAAGAAGCCGTAAGTTGGCAGTTTCTATAACACAAGTCCGTAGTGTTACAACCACACACAATTAGACAAtccttggcaaaaaaaaaaaaaaaaaaaaaaaaagaaagaaaagaaaaaaaagcaataCCTCGATAGCGCGGGCCAACAGATAATCAGGGTCACACATTAAAGTTGAACCTGTATCAGAAGCAGCGGTACTTGCAATTGTAGAATCTGCTACAAAGTATGCATCTGCTCTTAGAAAAcataatacaacaacaacaacaactagttcttatcccactaagtaaGTTCGGCCATATGAACCCTAGAAGGCCAGTAAGTGGGTTGGCTTTATTGATTCATCACTTGTGTTGAATGGAGAATTATTTCATATGCGTTGTTCTGCTCGCATACTTAAATTGATTGTTAAGGATGAATTGGATATGAATAGAAATAGTATTAATTTGATAGTTAAGGATAAACTGGACGTAAATAGGGATAGTATTGAGACTATTCTGAATGGTGTTGCAATATTGGTTTGGGATAgcaaaaagagaggaaaaatcTGTTAAAATAACAAATGAGAAAATTAGGAAGTTAGTCCTTGACTGCAAAACTAGACTAGGTGGTATATAAGGACATATCTCCTCGTTTAAAGCAGCTTGAGCCCTCATAAAAATGTTCCAAGTAAAGAAGATTGGGTGAAGACCTAATATGGTGGACAGCAAGAAGTTTGGTCGTGTGTTTGTTGTTATAGTCAAAACTAAATTTGTACTGATAAATTAACAAGCTAATTAACATATATAGCATAAAACAGTTACCTTCCCGAAAGGATACCAGCCTCATATCGCTGCTGCCAAATTTGGTTTTAACATCTGCATCGTAAATTTTGGCAACATCCTCGTCACCTACCTCCAAAGTTAGTAATTGATGGAAATAACCCCACCTGGGTTGCTCCAAAGCAACAACAACTCTGACAAGATGCAGTTTGGCATCCGCTTCCTTGTTAAACTCATCCACGGAGAAACGGGCAGGAGCCCTATTCACGGTATGATCCACATAATAAGGAGATTGACGGGGAGGAGGAGGGGAGACACCGTAAGTTCGCGGGTACTATAACAAAAGTCCGTAGTGACCACACACAACTAGACAATCCTTGGCAaaacgaaaaaaagaaaaagaaaaaaagaagcaatACCTTGGTATCCAGGGCCACGCATTAAAATTGGACCTCTATCAGAAGCAGCAGTGCTTGCAATTATAGAATCTGCTACAAAGTATGCATCTGCACTTAGAAAACATgatacaacaacaaccaagTTTTATCCTACTAAGTGGGTTCGGCGATGAGAATCCTAAACGCCAATAAGTGGGGCGCCTGTATTAGTACACTTGTGTTGAATGGAGAATATTTTTTCACATGCATTGTCTGGCTAACATACTCAATTTGATAGTTAAAGGATGAATTGGATTTGATTAGGGATAGTATTAATTTGATAGTTAAGGATGAACTGGACATGAAGAGGGATAGTATTGAGACTATTCTAAATAGTGTTGCATATTGGTTTGGGATAGCAAAAAGAGAGGAAAATTTTGTTGAGATGACTCAACAAATGAGAATTAATTTCTCTAGGAAGTTAGTCCTTGACAGCAAAACTAGACTAGGTGGTATATAAGGATGTATTTCCTCGTTTAAAGCAGCTTGAGCCCTCATATAATAAAAAGAAGATTGGGTGAAGACCTAATATGGTGGACGGCAAGAAGTTTGGTTGTGTGTTTGTTGTTATAGtcaaaactaaatttgtaataaaataaCAAGCtaatttaacatatatatatatatatatatatatatatatatatatatatatagcataaAACAGTTACCTTCCACTTCCATAAAGTTTACCAGCCTCATTGTTGGAAGCTAAACACTTCCTGGAGTCGAGGGATTGAAGACAGCAAGGAGCTCCCGAGCATGGCTGCTATTTGCatcgaagaagaaagaagaaatgaaggGTTAAAgcctccaacggctagtttttgtttaaatatatgtgtgagtgtgtgagtgACAAGTGTACACTTCAGATTATATCACTTAAAACCCAAAATGAAGGGCTAGGATTTAATATGGAGTAGTGAGGCTAAAATAGTTGTTTAGGTTTCTTGTCAATCACTctttaaaacaaatatgggtCATGGCAATGCACCATACCCTACTACAATTTCCCTTACTTAATGAAATCAATGCTGCTGCATTTTGCACAGCCTTGAAGCCCTAAAACACACTCCAAAAAGTCATCTCCTTCTCTGCCATTTTTAACCCTAAGAAACTAATCCAaacaaaacaaccaaaaacaccaaaaaacaaacaaactttatATGGCCTCAGAGCCTAGTTTATGATCTTACAACTTTCTGGGCGTAATCTGTGCAAGTTGAGATCTTTGGGAGCACCTATGAAGTgtcctcaacaacaacaaccaacaAACAACCCTGCAAATGAAGGGATCCAGCCGTAGCAGTGAGCTAAAAGCTCCAGTCTTTGATGGGGAGAACTACGACTTTTGGAGAATACGAATGACAACCATTTTCAAGTCCTATGATCTATGGGATATGGTTCAATACGGGTATGAACTACCTAAGATGGAGGTCGATGCTCTAGAGGAAGACCTCACAGAAACACAACTCAAAACACTGAAGCAGAACCCGATGGAGGATGCTAGAGCACTTGGAATCATCCAAGGTGCTGTCTCAAACACCATTTTCCTGAGGATAGCAAATGAAGAGAGTGCAAATGGAGCTTGGGAAGTTTTACAACAAGAGTACAGAGGAGACACCAAAGTCAGAAAAGTAAAACTTCAATCCCTTAGAAGAGATTTCGAGTATACAAGAATGAGGGAGAATGAGTtgttaaaagactactttactaggCTGTTTGATATTGTAAACAAGATGAAAACATATGGTGAGGAATTGCCTAATGAAAGAATTGTCCAGAAACTGTTGATTAGTTTGACTAAACCCTATGATTCAATAGTGAGTGTCATTGAAGAAACCAAAGACACTGAAACTCTTAGTGTGCAAGATGTGATGACATCTTTAAGAGCttttgaccaaatgcttgagagacATGCTGATTTTGCACCTGAGAAAGCTTTTCAATCACTCAATGTTGGATCTAGTAGTCAAGCTAGTGCAAGCAAACAAAAACCACAGTGGAAGGGCAAGATCAAGAAATAGGAAAGAAATGGGTATCAAAACTCTAGACCTACCTAAGGCAGCTACTCAAATGAAGGTCCAAAAACCAAGCAAGATGAGGTGTGGTACATTGACAGTGGCTGCAGCAATCACATAACTGCACATGAGTCATTACTTATTGATATTGACACAAACTTCACTGGAAAAGTGAAAATGGGAGATGGAAACATTGTCAAAGCCATTAGAAGAGGAACTCTGGTCATTAACACCAAGAAATGAAAAATATGCATAAGGGAGGTGATGCTAGTGCTTGGATTGGATGAGAATCTACTTAGTATGGatcaaatgataaatcatgGCTATTTCCTACTCTTTGGGGGAACTGTGGTTGAGATCTATGATGATAGGTCCCTATCAAACCTAATGACTAGAGTGGAAATGAAAAACAGAAGCTTCTCACTTATGTTGAAGTACTTAGAGGAAATGGCAAGAAAAGCAAGTGTGACAGGTTCTATGAAGCTATGGCACAAGAGGCTTGGTCATTTAAACATGACAAGCCTACAAAATctacaaaaacatgaaatggtGCAAGGTATACCAAAGATGGATCAATGCAATGAAACCTGTGAAGGGTGTGTATTTGGCAAGCATCACAAAGATCCATTTGAAgctggaaaggcttggagagCAACAAAGCCACTCGAATTGATTCACATGGATGTGTGTGGACCAATGCAAACAACAACAATTAGTGGAAATAGGTATTTCCTAACCTTCATTGATGACCACACATAGATATGTTGGGTGTATTTCATGAGGTTCAAGTATGAGGTATTCACAATATTCAAGAAGTTCAAGGCAATGGTGGAATTACAAAGTGGATATCAAATCAAAAGACTAAGAAGTGATAGGGGAGGCAAGTACACTTCACATGAGTTCAATGCATTATGTGAAAATGTAGGGTTGGAGAAGCAACTTACTGTGGCATATTAACCACAACAAAATAGGATTGTAGAAAGGAAGAATAGGACAATAGTCGAAATAGCTAAGTCTATGATGCATGAGAAGAACATGCCCTATACATTTGGGGGTGAAGCTGTGAACACCTCAGTGTACCTATTGAATAGATGCCCTACTAAAGCACTAGATAAAAAGACATCATTTGAAGTGTTCAGTGGAAGGAAGCCTTCTGTGAAGCATCTTATAGTGTTTGGCTCAATGTGCTACACCCACATCCCTCAACAACTAAGGCAGTAGTTGGAGAAATCAAGTAATAATGGTGTTTTTGTGGGTTATAAAACCAGTGAGAAAGGGTATAGAGTTTAAAATTTGTCAACTTAGAAGATAATCCTATCAAGggatgttatctttgatgaaGACTTTACATGGAACTGGGAAACAAGGGTAGAAGAGAAGGACAATGTTTCTCTACAACTTGACCTCAACAAAAGGCAAACAAGAGAGCCTATGGAGACCTCAGTTAAAGAAAAAGTCATAGAGAATGGGGACATACAAGGGACTCCACAGCAAGCAAGCATGAGTCCACAACCGAGTCAATCACAGATAACAACTCCAAGTTCAACTCCAGTGAGGTTGAGAAGCTTGGATGAGATCTATGCTACTTGTAAATACTGTGTAATGGAACCAGAAACATATGAATAAGCTAAGAAAGACAAAGCTTGGAAGAAAACAATGAAGGAAGAACTTGAAATGATTGAGAAAAATGACATTTGGGAACTTGTAAATCAACCAAGTGACAAGCCTGTGATTGatgtgaaatatgtttacaaaGTGAAGCTCAACCTAGGTGGTTATGTGCagaagaacaaggccaaatTGATAGCTAAAGGCTACTCATAGAAGCCTGGTGTAGACTTCAATGAAACATTTGCTCCAGTAGTAAGGTTAGACACCATAAGGACCTTGATAACCCTAGCAACCAAGAAGGGTTGGAAGCTGCATCAATTGGATGTCAAATCTGCATTTCTAAATTGAGTGCTAGAGTAGGAGGTGTTTGTGAAACAACCTCAAGGTTTCACAAGTCAAGAGTTTCCAGAGAAGGTGTACAAACTAAAGAAGGCTCTCTATGGCCTAAAGCAAGCTTCAAGAGCTTACAGTGAGATTGATTCCTATTTCACTAAGAAAGGATTTCAGAAAAGTCCTAGTGAAGTTACACTCTACACCAAGACAGAAAGCAACAACAAGACACTCATTGTCtcaatctatgtggatgatgttgTCTACAATGGAAATGATGCTGCAATGATTGAAGAGTTCAAGGAAGAGATGATGATGAGGTATGAAATGACTGACCTAGGCCtcttgcatcattttcttggcattgGGGTAATTCAATAAGCAAGTAGCATCTTCATTCATCAAATGaagtatgttgaaactttgctTGAAAAGTTTGGATTGAAAGGATGCAAATTGGTCTCTACACCCTTAATTGCAAATGAGAAGCTTAAGAAGAAGGATGGAAGTGAACCTGCAGATGCTAGTATTTACAAAAGCATTGTTAGCAGTCTATTGTACCTAACTGCAACAAGGCTGGATCTAATGTTCTCAGCAAGCCTACTTTATAGGTTTATGCAGAATCCTAGCAAGATACACATGGGGACAGCAAAGAGAGTTCTAAGATATATGCAAGGAACACTAGATTATGGGAAGTATGAAATGAGGAAGTCAACTATCTTAATTGGATTTTGTGACAGTAACTAGGGTGGCAGTGAAGATGATAGCAGAAGCACATCGGGCTATACTTTCACTTTTGGTTCAGGGGTTTTCTCGTGGGCCTCTataaagcaacaaagtgttgcaTTGTCCACAGCCAAGGCAAAGTATGTGAGTGCATCAGAAGCTACAGCTCAAGCTATTTGGCTAAGATTCATACTTAAAAACTTTAGGGAATTGCAGGTTCATGCCACACCAGTTCTGTGTGACAACACCTCCGCAATCGCCATGACCAAAATTTCAGTATTTCATCAGAGAACAAAGCACATCAAAAGAAGATATCATTTCATCAGAAAGGCATTGCAGGACAACACAATCAAGCTAATCTATTGCAGCACAGAAGATTAGATCGCAGACATTTTCACAAAAGAGATTCAATTACCTGAGAGGATTGCTTGGCATGACTCCCAGAAGCagtttagaagggagtgttggaagctAAACAACTCTTGGAGTCAAGGGATCGAAGGCAGCAAGGAGCTCCCGAGCATGGTTGCTATCCGCatcgaagaagaaagaagaaatgaaggGTTAAAgcctccaacggctagtttttgtttaaatgtatgtgtgagtgtgtgagtgACAAGTGTACACTCCAGATTAAATCACTTAAAACCCAAAATGAAGGGCTATgatttaatctggagtattAAGGCTAAAATAGTTGTTTAGGTCTCTTGTCAATCACTCTCTAAAACAAGTATGGGTCATGGCAATGCACCATACCCTACTACAATTTCCCTTACTTAATGAAATCAGTGCTGCTGCATTTTGCACAGCCTTGAAGCCCTAAAACACACTCCAAAAAGTCCTCTCCATTCTCTGCCATTTTTAACCCTAAGAAACTAATCCAaacaaaacaaccaaaaacaccataaacaaacaaactttatcACTCATATCGTTGCTACCGGATTTGGTTTCAACAACTGCTTCGTAAAATTTGGCCACGCCCTCATCAAGCACCTCCAATGTTAGTAGTTGACGGAAATAACCACACCTGAGCTCCTCCAAAGCAGCAACAACTCTCACGATATGCAGTTTGGCATTCGTTTCCTTGTTAAACTCATTCACGGCGAAACAGGCAGGAGTCACATTCACGGGATGATACACAGGATAAAGAGAAGGATGGGGACGAGGAGGGTAGACACCGTAAGTTGGCGAGTTCTGTAACAAAACTCCGTAGTGTTACAACCACACACAAAGTGccgaaagagagaagaaaaaaaatggtagTACCTCGCCGGCGCGGGCGGAGACATATTCAGTACCTGCAATTCTAGAATCTGTAACAAAGTTTGGAACTGCTCTTGGAAAACTTAATGATCTAGTTTTCCCCATATTTCCAGCAACCAGAACCAAGGGGGGCGTAATATTTGTTGCCCTAATAATATTCATGTCTCTGGTATACAATATACTACATACAGGATTTCTTTTTGGGTGAAACAGCAGGGAGGGGGATATACATATTAGATTTTGGCCCATCGTCGCCATCGTCGTCATCGTATTAATAATATGATAGTTGAAGAAATCAACCAAACAAACCGAATCGGTTAAACTCTAAACCCCGAAAGAATCCTACTCAATTTTTTGGATTAACAAACCAAGCAAACGCACACTACAAATAACGATTAAAAATCACCCAACTGAATCGGtgaattaaaattacaaaatcatCCAGAGAGACGACGAGATCCTAAACTGCTTTGAAATTTTCTCCCTATTTCTTCGAGCAGTCGTGTCGTCTGCACTGTTTTGCTTGCTATATATCCATCTTTTGTGGCTTGTTTTTGCATTTAAaagcaaggtataaaatatcgatgatatcggaaatatcgatagttcaaaaacacggaaatttcgatagaaatatcgggatattatcgatatcgataaaaattgaataaaaactacggaaattgtaagaaaaacttgaaaatttttattgaaactttgcaggatatttatttagtcaattatctattagtttatcacaaaaaaaaaggaaggaaatgcattgcaagatggatttaactgatttaagttgattatataacgagctggcaaacattgtgagtgtagaaaatatgtagtaattaatgaaagaagtttaaacacaccataatcatttatatataatgaattagtacaacaTTTTACACTTCatacattgtatggtaagatacatgagtgacttagtaccgcatagagttcctatcaaggtctaaaatatcgatgatattggaaatatcggtactccaaaaacacggaaattttgatgaaaatatcaggataatatcgatattttagaccttgtttAAAAGTATTGTAGTCGGTTGGGCTTTCCTAATAATACCATTAGATTTGGGGGGGAAAGAGCGGTTATCGCCTACGCGCGGTTCCATAGTTTGACTGCCTTTCGTAAACAAGCACGGCCCAGATTATGACCGCCTAAGTGGAATTTTGAAAGGCCCGTTATAAACTATAGCCCATTTAACTGAAGGGATCCATTAGGCTTTAACCAATAACtaggtcattttttttttttgtcagaaaACATATTAAACGGAAATGGAGGGTTTGAACCCGAGACACAGagtgttgaagaaaaaaatccCTATCCACCAGGAAAATTCATAACTTTGCAGCACACGCGACACCTTGGTGGATAGCACACAAAGCCCCTTACCAACTGAACCTTGGTGGGAATCGAACCTCAATTGGTAAGGTCCCTGTTTTAATTGTTGTCCCACTAAGGTTCGAGTCCTATAGCTAGCATTCCTCATTGGTCTGTGATTGGTAAGTTTTTACGTAAATCAATACTGGTTGCAGCTAGAAGTTAGGTGTGACGCATAAGTCCTTTCTGTTTAAGGTTGTGGGTATGATCTGGCACTGGTAATATGAGTAACCAATCTCaccctaaatttttttgttaccaagaaaaaaaaaactcaagatGAAGATTGGTTTCACTTTTAATTGATGTTTATGGAAGAGCCATCTACAAGATCAAACTCAAAAGTAGTATAAAATCAATTAATATCATCATTTCCCTGCAGAAAATATGTCTTGAATTTGCTCCATCCTAGTTCCAACATAGTATAATCCACTCACCAAAGAATGGCAAACACAATGTATTATGCTTGTCTTTGGATTTTGATTGGTCTTGTTTCATGTCTCCTTTCCCACCACCCCTAGTATTAACAACCAATTAATGTGATCCACCACTGCTAATCACAGATTAAAGTATGTGTGcagtgaatttttttaattagtgttGGTGGGAAGGAGGTATGTCCATGTCTTCAATCAAACCCTCATGCTAGATAGATGTGTTTTAGGCTTCCATTTTAAAACAATCCCACGTCGTTGGTCAGATATGGTTCACATATATATGGAAGATGAAGACAAACTACCTTTTCTCCAAATCTTGCATAGATTGGCCCGGCAACAAAAATATTTAGGAATACAGagtaattaattagtaaattaacttttaaatatAGGTGATAGATCATAACTAATAATTACTGTTAATAATCTAGCTTATGATACAATTATCCCGTGATTTGTGAGGAGAaatttgtgagaaatttttatAGGTACTCGAAACACAAGTTATGTAACGTACTTTTCACATGTTGGAACGAAAATGGATAACATAATTGATTTATTCTGCATTAGTGTATATTAATAAAAAGTGAATTCATGTGTTGTAATATAAATGAAATAATAACAACATGTGATCGTGTCCTGAGCAAACAAAATTTCTCAATTGTGAGGGTCACTTAAATTTGTAATCCTATGGTTGGCTTGTGAACTCGTGGGGGTGGCATTCATCAAGATGAAATATACATTTCTTCTTACAAGTAAACCTTTTTCCCctaatcttcatggatgacaAAAAGGTTAGGTTGATATGGTtgatatgattgatatgagGAAAAATTAGGGCTTGTCGGCAATGGGAATTTACAGATTTAAAGAACGAATCAATTCAGGCATGAAATTTTTGCGGAGGGAGGAGACACCTTTTCAACATTTGGGCCCTTAGGCTTAGGTTTCTTTGGAGTCATTTCAATATTCTTCCCTAGCAAGAAAATGTGGTTCAAATAGTTTAAGTAAATTATGGGTTGTTGAAATAATAATAGAAAATCATTTTCTTAGGTTAGGTGGAGGTTGTGCTTAAGCTCTCATAGACTTCTTTTACAATATTAGTAATCGTGGAGTTGTTGGCCATTTATTTGGAATCGTAATTAAGTTGACCAAAGAAATTAAAAGATGATTAGGAACTAAGTTATTAAACTAATAATcttattttaaaagattttctTCTACTAAATCCAATTTTTTAACTTATAACGTGGCCACATTCCCTTCACTTCTCTTAATTAATCTATCACATGAATCACATTAAGTAGGTTACGTACCCATCTCCCAAAATTAGACAGAAAAGAATATATCAAGTTGTGTTTTTCTCCTTTATTTATTTCATAATTTTGTGCTTAGCATAAATAAGAATGGGAAAAGAATAAGTCCAAATTTTCGACTAATCGACTAGgtatttaaaaaaagaaaagaagactcTACAAGCTTATAATATTCATTAGAACATAGAAGTTTAGTGATCGACAAAAATTAGtcaaaatttgatatttgtattTTAATAAAACGAGTTCACATGAAACTAATATGTTTATGGTTTAGATTTTGAGGTTGGTTTAGCATTAAGATAAGGTTGGTTTAGCATTAAGATAAACCCTAAAAATGAATTATGATGGTTGATGCAAGATATAATTAAGTACGTGCTCTACCATTACAACTATAATCCATGTTGCTAAAACTAAATTTGTATACTTGTATTAAAATAACCTCTTTTGTTATATTTTTCCACTGTAAATCTGATCGAACGCTTAATTAATCAAGTAGTTCTTaattattactagcccattgtgaagCTTAATTCATCCATTTtttcttagtgtaaataatgtcattgattaaaaaaaacaccaatataattatatatcttAGTAAGATATTATAAAATTGTCTTGTACATCCAGAGAGTAGAAGGTGATTCTTCTCCGACAATTATAGAAATAACATGGTATAGTAGTATAAATGGCTCGAAAAAGCATTGTTCTCATAGGTCAAGGCCACGACAAAACTATATGCAAATAGTTCAAATTCGAAAACAAGTTTAAACCATTCACATTCACTCATCCTAATTTCTTTTGGTACGAGTAAGCTTTTC includes the following:
- the LOC126598668 gene encoding uncharacterized protein LOC126598668, producing the protein MRLVNFMEVEDSIIASTAASDRGPILMRGPGYQDVKTKFGSSDMRLVSFREDSTIASTAASDTGSTLMCDPDYLLARAIEKLPTYGFLFPRPRPSPYPVDHHLIMAPARFAVDEINKEKNANLHLVRVVAAFDRRSFEYFTQQLRLEVLDEGMAKIYGAEVKRKSGSSDMRLVVFYEVGNPS
- the LOC126599142 gene encoding uncharacterized protein LOC126599142 gives rise to the protein MTTMATMGQNLICISPSLLFHPKRNPVCSILYTRDMNIIRATNITPPLVLVAGNMGKTRSLSFPRAVPNFVTDSRIAGTEYVSARAGENSPTYGVYPPRPHPSLYPVYHPVNVTPACFAVNEFNKETNAKLHIVRVVAALEELRCGYFRQLLTLEVLDEGVAKFYEAVVETKSGSNDMSDKVCLFMVFLVVLFGLVS